One Xiphophorus maculatus strain JP 163 A chromosome 23, X_maculatus-5.0-male, whole genome shotgun sequence genomic window, ATGGTTTTTACTGCTATTGAGTGAAGTTGCAGTTTGTTCTTGTTCCCAGGTCATTAAGCAGTACTGCTTTGCAAAAGCtggaagaacaaaagaaatatgcaCAAGATGTCACTATGCATATGCCTAATACCTATTACTTTACTTTTTGATATAGGAAAAAACATGGCTTTATCAAACTGGGATATGGTTGTTTGAGAGTTTTTATCAGTACATCAACTGCTAATTTGGGGATGGATTATATTACTCTAAATATTAACATTGCAAAAGaatatttggtaaaatattttaacagtctagattttcattattaaataatGCCTAGTTTGCATAGCAAGATTTTTGTGCCAGTTTTCCTTTCTGATAATCTTAAGGGTGTCCTGATTCCTGCGATGCTTGATATGTTGTCAGATGATGTCAGTGATCTGGTCTGTTTGGACCGACGTTGAAATAGAGAATATCCAACATGCTGGATTGTCTTGGCTTGATGTGTGGTGATCTCCAAAGACAAATGTAACAATATATTGAAATGTTGCTTCTTCTCagtcagccatgtttgtttactctgaactcacATTTGGTTTCGAGAAGTTTTGCTCGGTTTCCCGTctgacatctgaatgttttaaagtgaaattggTTCTgatgtggtgtgttgctcctgctgtGTTAATCAACTCCACATAGAGAGGTGTAACAGTAGAGGGTTGACTGTAACCCTCCCTGATACGTCAGTCCTTTCAAAAATCACACATCAATAGTTTGAAGTTGACCAGCTCCTGGTTTGAAGTGTTTTTATGAAACTGGCTGGAGTGTCTTCAGCCATTTCGTTGAGTTACAAAGAGTTTCATTCATTAAATCAAaggattaaaatttaaaatatttggagTTATAAAGTACTGACATTTGTCTTTGAGGTATTTTCATACaagtaactaaaatattttatttatgcaaaataCTGTACAGCATTGTGTGGGAATATGCAACGAagacatttcagtttttctataaataatatttacGACGCTCTGTGAAGGAGTGGCGAGCTGTCCAGGGTGTACTTCGCCTTTCTCAATCCCGCTCACAACATTTATCTGAAATTACAATCCTGGTTTAATGTGGTGTTAGACCTTTGCtaatatcttgtttttattattttttctgtaactCATTCTGAGCTGCAATTACCacattttttaagctttaataAAAGAGTCAAATTTAACTACACCATGATGACCTCGCAGTAACCATGATGTACCACCCTCTTAGATAAAACTGCAAGCCTCCGTTTTCCTCACTAATGCCACACTTTTATGGCTGTATTGCATGAAATTGATTACATCTGTATTTCACCTCACCATAGTGAGTTGGAGTGAAACGGCCAAGCTCTTTATCAAACCTCTCTCTGACTGCTCCCTGTTGGCCAGGAATCAATATCAGCAAAGATTTACCAAGGAAACTAGCTGTTGATAGGAATATATGGTCATGAATTCTGAATGTATACTgcaattaagttttttttattattttgattataCATATATCActaaacagttattttttagGTTACAATAATGAAATTCCTCTTTTGCTGTGAAATGATTGCGTGGATCAGAAATGAAGtggtttcatttttaagaaGTCTCTGAGGTGAAATCACAGGGAATGAGTTGATCCTCTGGGATTCATTTAGCATACATTACACAGTCAAATAAACTGTTAAGCAactaatttcaaaacaaataaagaaaaaacatactgCCTTATTAGACATCAGCAGTACTGATGTAGTTGAGTGCATTGTTTGCTGCAGCCATTTTCCTCCCACATGTTTTTCAGGTACATGCAGAACAACTGTGACTCATCATACAGAGCCATTTACATAAGTTAGGAAGTGACTGTAAAACATCAACAGCCATTTTAttcagtactttttttttatttatgaaaatcttAATGTTATATTTCACATAAAGATAAAAAGGGTGTAtcactatatattttttaagaaagtcTTGTTGATGGTTGTAGTTAATGATGCATAATGTTTATTATCTGATTGTCTGTGTGGCAAAATGTACAAGAAGCAAGAAAAGTCCCAGAAGAGTCGCTACGTTGTGAGATGTTGGCCTTCAAATGCTGAACTCAGGCATCAACGCATAACATAACATccataaaaagaacaaaaggaaCCATTGCAAAATCTCCAGCTTAACGTTGAGTTCATACTGTGAATAATTACAGTTATTTATCCAGTGAGGAGTAGGACTTGAGTAGAACTGTGTCTGACTGCAGAAGATAGAATCCCATAGGGCGTTTTAGAAGTGATGAACCAagtctctctctatatatatttGCCATCTTGTACAAGTCCACTTGTGACAAATACTGTAGTGCAAAACACTGAAGCATTCAGGATACTGCGTTGTTTCTGATCAGCAttgtttctgagtttatttCATGGACCATGCAGTGATGGTGTTTGGAAAACCTCTATATCTCTGTATACACTTTATTTTGTCAGTTGCTCTAAAAAGTCTGGTGCTACACATGTGGTGGATAGAAGGGAAATTAAAATCCTCAGAattcagctgcagtcagatgttCTCTCTTCATCTGCCGTGTTTGGGTGAAGTTGTGGACGCAAATGATACCCGAACGTGGTACTTTAGAATCCAACTGCAGTGGCCACCGTTCAACCCCaggagggcagcactgagatgGCTTTAGGCAAAATATTGCAgaactaaacaaatttacacaaaaatgttagaatttgTACAAACATATTAAGATAGAACACTTACAAGTCAATTTAGACAATTTACAATTTTTGGATGGTTGTTTAATGTTTCTGTCACAGCCTGAAGTTTATTAAATATTCCTCTGTTAATTCTATCTCCAGGCCTGACAACTCTGCAGGTTGTTCTGGACATCGCAGCAATAAAGGAGTGGCATGTGACTGCCATCAATGTGGGAAACCTCAAAGATGAGAAGAAGGACGAAGCTTACCGCTCACTCTTCCAAGATCTGGAGAGCAAGAAAGAGAGGAGGGTGATCCTGGACTGCGAGCAGGACAAAGTGAAAGACATCATGGAGCAGGTGCTACATGCTGTGCAGTTTTCTAAATGTGCTCTGTGGACAGACGAATGTGTGCGATAGGTTTGAACAGCGTGTGGTATAATCATGAGTTGTGTAGCGATTCTTATTTATGAGTCCACCAAAACGTTTGCATGCTGGTTCTTTGTTGCTTGCTGTTTAATAATGAATTTCAACCTGTTTAAGTGAATTTCAACCttccatttaattaaaatattccagtAATGTGGAAATGGATGCAATAATTAAAACAAGTAGGGAAAAAACTTGAAAGCAAGGAACAATAACAACTCAATTATAGCAGAATTACCCAGTAGACCAGAAATTACATTCAGTTATAATAAaccatttagaaaaaataattccTGATGAACTAGAACATTCCACTGATTTAAATTTGAACCAGAATAATTATACTGATTGCATGTTtagtctgtaaacaaaacttcaATTAAAGGTGATACAAATGACGATGAACAaggtgtttttaattaaatttttactcATTATAAAATTTAATTCTATAATGAGTTTTGATGAAAATCACTGGCTCAAGTGTCTGCAGCCAGTCGCCTCTTTAGAGAAACTCTTCAGgcaaaaattgtatttattttagatgtcaCTTTGTAGTCTCCAAGTtgcagtttttctgctttttactgATTCATCAatcaatgaatatttaattttttgcctGTTCAATAATTTTCccttttgttattttccattaTTAGGCATAGCTTAATTTCTGAACCTActtgttttgactgtttttttttttactttatgtatGGATTAGTTTGGTTATTACACCTGGTGAAATTTATTGTCAATTAAacctttacaaatatttttacaattaaaaatggTGATTGgttcaatacttattttaccTGCTGTACATCAGTGTCTAGAAATATGTGTATTTCATTACTGTAGGTATGTAGTGTTTTATATTTGACATGATTTACGTCTGTTTTTTGTGAATCAATTGTTTTATGATGAAAAGTAGccatttaatacagaaataatagttccattatttaaaaatgttactttgtaTTTACTGTTTAGTTACAACAAATTCTCCTATTATCCTACATAAAGTCATAGTTACTGTAATAATATGATTTTCTGAATTCTTCCATATAATATGTATGTTTATAATCCCGCAGGTCATCAAAATTGGCCAACATATTAAAGGTTATCACTACATCATTGCTAATCTGGTgagtttaaacatgtttatccAGTTTGTATAATGTTCCTCCTTTATATTACCGCATAGTTTTCTAAATCAATGTGTTTCCCTACATTTAGACAACAATCCCagaataaataatttccattctgctTTCAGGGTTTTGTTGACGGAGACCTTTCCAAAATTCAGTATGGTGGAGCAAATGTGTCAGGCTTCCAGATTGTTGATTTCGAAGAGCCTTTGGTCTCAAAGTTTAACCAACGATGGGAAGCACTGGAGGAGAAGGAATATCCTGGAGCAGACAGCAAAATACGGGTGAGCTTAAACATTTGACTGTTTTATTTGATCTGATTTCATTGTTCTTTTAAAGGATTctattgaaatgtattttttgacaaaatttctcttaatttttactttttgtacatttgaaaaGTCTTCTCTACAAatggaacaaataaataataatacaaaattattgaataataaaataacataacaggGTCTAGTAAATGTTGGCACACAGGCAAACCAAGATAATCTGCCAGTTAAAGGAAATTATAAAGGCtcattatgtgaaaaaaataaaataaaacgttaTCTTTTTTCTAATTATGACAATAATACATATTAGAAAGATGATGAGATAGAGCAGCTTCAGGTTTGAGGACAATGAAACCTTgggaagaaaatatttattttggttaaagTGTTTCATAATGGCCATCATGTGTTAATGTATCACAGTTCCAAAAAGAAACTGTCCGATTATTCTGTCAGGGAAAACAAGTTGACTTTGGAATTCAAAATGTGGGATCTACGTATATATATTAGAGCAACATTCAGTAGTTAAATATCAAAGGGAAATGGAGTGGAAAGAATCTAGTTTACACAAAAATGATAATGCAGGGAACAAAACTGCAAACTTAAGTTTTATCATTTGTCATTTCTCCACTACTTTAACCAGTTCTGCCCCAGTCTGTCCTGCTGACAGTCTGAAACTGCCGCATTTTACGACCTGCTCCCGTATTTGTATTTTCTCATAAATTTTCCATATAATAATAACTTCGTCGCTGATGACACTCCGAGCTGCAGTAGAACCGTTAATCTTGACAATGGAGAGGCAGTTATTGTTAAAATCACATTCTATTTTAGTCTGTATGCTTTGTTGCAAACCAAACCATTCCAgcacagaaacagattttattttattaatatatcaATGTTCTGCATGGTGACTCAGTTGCACTGTGCTCCTGCATGCATGGCTTCTTTCTCGGTTCTCCAACTTTTTCCTACAGTTCAGCCTTTGCCAAATGACAAAGATGAATTGTTCTCTCTAAATTACCTGTAGGAGTGAGTGTCTGCATGGCTGAATatctgtgttgtcctgtgacGGACTGGTGACCTTTCCAGGGTCTCTGGCCCATTGACTGCAGGAGATGTAGCTTAGAATTAGAATCAGGTTTACTTATTTGTGGGGTGTCTGTTAGTTTAATGTTGGCCTGGGAGTTCTaagcattttgtaaagaaatctATAATCATGTCCTATTTTTTCCGTTTTAGTACACATCAGCGCTGACCTACGATGCTGTTCAGGTGATGACAGAAGCCTTCAGATACCTTCACAAGCAGCGCGTTGACTTTACAAGGAGGGCCAACACAGGGGACTGTCTGGCTAATCCAGCTGTGCCTTGGGCTCAGGGAGTGGAAATTGAGCGAGCGCTGAAACAGGTAACTGTCCTCCTACAGGTTCCTGTCATAACttgaacaaaattaaaatgcattcagAAATGACATCCATCATTTTGGATGCTTTggattattttctaaattaatgaTTTACATTTGCAGATCATTTGTTTCCTGTATTCAGTTGATGTTGCCAATTAGCTCTCATACATGCACCTTCTAATCAGAGTTCAGAGTGAGTAATAATGACCTTGCGTACTTGCACATTTCCAATAAATGGCAGTATACAAGGGAAAACTAAAGCGTTGTAAGAGCTATTTAGAATAGTATTTACCGTTTACCAGTCAGATATGCACAAGCAGGATACTCCAGAATATAGACCCAAATTTCAGCTATAAATGACATCCTCTTGcaatttttgttgaaaattgctGACTCACTGACTGGAAATCACTGACTCAGTACTTCAATACACATGTAAGCACTGCCTGCAGCTGTGACCATAGTCTTGTTTAACAGAAAGTACGCTCTGTCAGTTTGATGGTTGTTTACATATAAACCATCTGGACTTATTTATATCTAATTTCAACTGTTTGTTAAACCCGATATTTACAAAATGTGTAGAACTTTAGAATCTGAAGGGGGTCCTACCTTCCTTACTCATGTACACACAGACACGAACTGAGACCTTCATAAGAAGTTTGTGTATAAAACCAAAAACCAGCGAATTTTGGTTTTTAGGTGGACCCAAAATTCGCTTTTTTGATTCACAACATAGTTGCACATTTACACTTCCACAAATAATCTGGACTTTCTAATCAAATAAACCAGACAGAGTTTGATTAAGCAAGGCTGGCGTGAATGCACAGTTGTAAGGGGGAGAAGTACTTTTTCTCAGCATTTCAGTATTTATCTGAATGGTGATGAAtcctttacattttaatgtgtcGGTTACATACACCAACTCTTAAACTAACCATTTGGTTAGTGTGAATACATCCAGCAGTGACCACACACTGACACATGCAGGAATCAAGCTACCATCAGAAGTGTCTTTTCTAAATACTCTGTCCATTTCCGAATGGGCAGCGCATGACAGGGAGAGAATCCCAACAAGAGGCATAGTATTATTCATCTCATGCTCTGTGATGCCAAAATGCATTCACAACAAGGCTCACCAGTTAAACTGGTGAGGACCTGTTGCCGTGGTAACAGGAGCTCTCCCTTAGAAAGTGCGcccaaaaaaatcagaaattattcCAAAGACAGAGATTGATCAAAGACTGAGGTTTTTAGCTTGCATTATTCATGTGTGTTTACTGAGAATAATGCTTTGTTTAGTATTTctttgaaatacaaaacaaagcattCTGCTGAAACATTTACGTATATAAAATAGGTTTGATAGATAACGTAGTGCCAATATGTCTTCTTTTCTCTgacatgttttccattttgtggCATTAATAACATGCCAAACTGTGCAgattcaaaagaaaacagattaatcAAATAACATGGGGAACAAAAGTCATCTGAAGATACAGTTACTGTCTAAATGGGGATAAGTGCTTTAAAGGCATATTTCTGAAGTCTTTGAATGTTAAATTAGGCTGatctttcaattaaaatattgatcTAAACTTCACTTTACCTAATTGCCTCTTTCCACTATTATTTTCCAAACTCCTCTTAATGTCATTGACATCTTTAAagtatatatttgaaatgataTTTCTCTTCCTCATTATTGATCAggtatttttctttgtcagcCTCTTTTCTCTTCAGAGAAGCAACACCTGGCCCAGCATTTCTGTTTAGCCATGACACCTTCCTGAAAGTGGCAGAGCTTTTGCTCCCAATAATCCCATGTTATATTTCTACAGATGATAAACAATGTCTTTCTCCTAGATACAGCAACTGAAGGCTTGTTGTGACTACTTATGTACTTTGCAAACCTTTTCTGTGCTGCAAATAAGCAGCTACACATACTGTAAGTTCagcatatttactttaaaaaggtCTGCTTAGTTGGTAAAACTACCAGCAGTCACCATACAACACAACCCTCATGTATGGTGCTAGCGTATCTCCAAATGCTCTGCTGTATCAAAGGAAGGTTTAGGTTTTCCTctttgcatcaaaataaaaacacttgcaATGTTaattaagaaatatttctgaGGGTTTCTTGGattaaaatatgatgaaaatcagctttttaaaaggTTATCAAGCGATAAACACAGGAATGACAAATGTCACCATTCGTTTGAGATGTTAAACAGAAGGGACACGTCTTTTCATAAATTGTTCCACCTAACCATCATGAACAATAACTCTGGATTGGAAAGCTCAAATGAAAGTCTTTCCCATCTTTAACGTGGACGTTTAAAGATAATTTTGAAGTTTGGATACATATTTAAAAGCAGGTAAAGATGACCAGggtaaaaaaccaaaaaggtTTAACTTTGTGTTCTCCAGGTGAACGTGGACGGCCTTTCTGGAAACATTCAGTTTGATCAACATGGCAAGAGACTCAATTACACAGTTGGTGTGATGGAATTAACGGATAATGGTCCTGTGAAGgtaaatgtcttaaatttccTCACAGCAAGATTAAAAGATTTACAAGAACTGCTTCTGcgtgtttcttgttttatgggtttatttttctgttgtttgtttttttatttgcatggtGTACTAACTGAATATGTATACAATGAATGCATAAAGCCAAACAATAATATATCTTatgaaatgtcagatttttttgtccattttttacttgtatattatgaatattttttgtatgatgtaacaaaaaatacttctatttgattaaaaagatcaataaaaaagcTCTTTTTGCTATAACTTTTGCGATTATTGATATGGTAATTCCCTGTTGTgtacttttctttaaatctgcAGTGTCATTGTAGCTCAtaaactttctgcttttttctccCTATAGATTGGATTCtggaatgaaaacaacaaaatggttGTGACCAAAAAAGACATCTCTAGCAACGACACAATCGGGGGAAACAAAACTGTTGTTGTCACCAccattttggtaatttttaagatgatttaatttttatttcaattgttttttggcatcatctgtttacattttgtttttcaatgcaaaagtatttgtaaaACAGCACTAAATGACTGACCCCAAAAAACAGTGAAAGTGACCTTAAAGCTGATGAGCATTAAACCTGGGGAACATACTTTATGTTTGAAGCCATTTCCCTCATTGTAATTCAGCCTTGTTCTCCTCCTTCAGGAAGCTCCGTATGTTATGCTGAAAAAGAACGCCGACCAGTTTGTGGACAACGAGCGCTACGAAGGTTACTGTGTTGATCTGGCTGCAGAGATAGCCAAACACTGTGGCTTCAAGTATGAGCTGAGAATCGTGGGTGATGGGAAGTATGGAGCCAGAGATGCAGAAACCAAAATCTGGAATGGAATGGTTGGAGAGTTGGTGTATGGTGTAAGTTATCCATCCTGGCTGCATGGCATTAATAAGTGTTAGTAAATACCTTGTACGAGTGGCACGCATTTTACTACTTCACCCGATCCATATAAAAATGGTTATattcaaataatatttgaaggtgtgtgtttttaaaagttagtggttttcagcaagatttcaaaaaggttttaacaCCATGATAGCCTTCACTGAAGATGaatctttttgctgttttattcttCTGGTTTGACAGAAAGCAGATATCGCAGTGGCGCCTTTGACCATAACATTGGTGCGAGAGGAAGTGATTGACTTTTCTAAGCCTTTTATGTCTCTGGGAATCTCCATCATGATCAAGAAACCTCAGAAATCCAAACCTGGAGTGTTTTCTTTCTTGGACCCTCTGGCCTATGAGATCTGGATGTGCATCGTTTTTGCTTACATCGGCGTCAGTGTGGTGCTGTTTCTTGTCAGCCGCTTCAGCCCCTACGAGTGGCACACTGAGGAGTACGAAGACGGCCAGATCCAGACCAATGAGTCGACTAACGAGTTTGGCATATTTAACAGCCTGTGGTTCTCACTTGGAGCCTTCATGAGACAAGGATGTGACATCTCTCCCAGGTTGGTTAACAAATAATCAGTCTGCTAATTGCTGAACACAAGAATGAAGTGGAATTAAATTGTACATTTGCATTTGCTTCCTAACTTTTTCtcatagttttttgttttttctcataagtcttttcttctttctgctttgACTAATTTTGCTAACGTTTTACTGCAAAACATTGCAAATTTTGCAGTAAGTGTGTAATGTCATTGAAGGAGTTATGTAAGAAATCtccaacattttattaatgttggCACTTTACAATGTCCAGCGgaaaaacaattataataatttagtttGGTAATTTTCTACAGGAAAAGACCTCTACATTTCATGCCAACAGCAGTATGCTGTGTCCTAACAATATGCTTATGTTGGCAGATCCTCAACAatggtttaattattttagtgCTTTCTCAGAGTTTAAGGCTTTTAAGTAAAGCCCGAAGACTAAAACTTTATTAATGCCTTTATCAAATTTTTACTGCTGAACTTACTGACCCATTCACATGGAGAAGtggattttcaaaatgtttcaaagaacATTGGCAACCCGATGTCTCCGATTGGTTTTCAGATAATATATGTGACACCTTACGTAGCTTGATCCAGTTTGTGATGAAAGTTTTATGTGCATAGACTGTACATAATGACAGCCCAGATTTGTTCTTTTCCCAATGCATAAAAAAGTCCCACTcatcaattaaaatgtaaaacttagAACAATTACGACATTAGCAAATGCATTACTCTTTGTCTTAGCAGCAAAAGTAATGACTCACATATTGTACAAATAAATGGTCTTATGTGTGAGAACCCTGTGGGTAAAAGCTCTTACTGTGTGCCATGATTTCTAACCTtgcagctgaagaaaaacaaacacattcaagATGCATTTCTGCTGACTCCCCAGTTCAGGGGAATATTTACAATAAGTGTAGAGTTTGTGTAACAGAGTCAATGTTTCTAAAGAAATCGTccagtttactttttttactaGAAATCGTTCAGTATGAATTTGAACATAGATGAATTGAAAGCCTGAGAGTTGAGACTAGTGCTGAGCAGTGAGGTTAGAGCTCCAGAGATGAATCAGCCGATGAGTTGACATACCCTTTACATCACACACTGATGATGTGAAAGATGTCAACATGACTCCAGATCAGTGTTGCATGTTTCCCAACAATTGTGTTGCTGAATTAGAACATGTAGTTCAACTGCTTAAACTTTTGAACTTtggtcatgttttatttctcccaAGTGCCATATTTagaagagagacagaaactttttattgcCACTTAGATTCTTGTCTTGCTTAAACTTTAGGGGGGGAAATGCTAAATTGTACATGACTTGTTAatgatcaaaacatattttttaaaaagcttgatAGTTGTTTGAAGGTCAAGTAGCTTAATGTCAATAAATTGAAGCAGAAGAATATCTTGCTGATAGTGATTGTTAGAGGATAAAAccttatttattctttatttatgtttatttttgttttctttcctgctgTAGATCCTTGTCTGGGCGTATTGTTGGTGGCGTCTGGTGGTTCTTTACTCTAATCATCATCTCCTCCTACACGGCTAACCTGGCTGCCTTTCTGACTGTGGAGAGAATGGTTTCTCCCATTGAAAGTGCGGAGGATCTGGCCAAACAGACGGAGATAGCATATGGAACTCTGGACTCTGGCTCCACTAAAGAGTTTTTCAGGGTAGGAGAGTCTCAGCTTTTTCCTTTgtctgttgccatggaaaccactACTTTTAGCCGTTTCTTCTCATTGAAGTCTGTTAAGGCAGTAAACTCCTCAAATGTTTGTTCATACAGTGCATTGAATAAGTATTGTCCCTCTTACCTGTGTCTCCTTGGGTTTATACCCAGTCATCTGGATACTCACAAAGAAATTGTGCAATTTCTATTGATGTTGGCCAGAAAATCAATAATGCTTAAATGGGTTGGTTGTGATGCCCCTTCGATCCAGCTATGGAAAAATTTACTTTCTGAAGTTATTGTATTAGAAAGATTGAGATATTGTATGAATGGGAaatttaatgcttttaaaaaacgATGGGAACGTATTCTTGAATACTTCAAAATTCCAAAATTAAAAAACCAGTAATGTGAATCCGAATGACGTGTATGTATAAATTGGTTATGTTTCTCATATGATGCTGTAATTTATGTACATGCCTCCGATTTTgactttgtcttgttttttgtatCAGTGCTGTATAAGTTTTGCCTTGTTATTGCTCTTACAGATTTCTGATGGTTTTGCTCTTTTGTCTTACTGAAATGTTATTAATGATGAGCTAAGTGAATACAAAAGGCAacttttagattattttaattacatttctgaaGGAAAGtggacaacaacaaaaaaaaccatttccGTTCATTAAAAAGTAACTATCTCTTAGTAAAATCCcagattaactgattaatcacaCTTTTCTGGTCAGTTTCACTTGCTGTACCAAGATGTCTTTAATTCTAGACTACCAAATCAAGACCTTTTATGATGATATGAAGTATTcatgtataattttaaataaaagggaaaaaagctgTTGTATGTCATTGTGATGCAGTAGATTTCTTTACATTGTGCAACAGGCCAATCAAAGCTCACTGTACTCTGTAAGTGACACCCTGATTGGATTTTAGCAATGTGTCCTCCCTCTGTAGCAGACTTGCCCTTTCTAATGGGCAACTCATGTACATCATACATCATTCCTCTATATAAAAAATTCAATAatagatgagaaacaaagtcatgaAAATCTATCAAGTTGAAGCAGTCTGCACATCTTTCCACAAAAAGTGGCTGAATTAGTTGCTGCACGACTGAATACTTGCACTAGTAGTTGCACTACACTACTTGCAAAGGCAGAGAGGGCTGGAGCTCTGataatttttctgctttgctgtgCAAACCGTCTGGACACTAACGTTTCAACCCTATATGTGTCTTCATTAGAGACATTATAATCT contains:
- the gria2 gene encoding glutamate receptor 2 isoform X4, with protein sequence MGNIVNLFVSILLILWVCAFGGSPSVQIGGLFPRGADQEYSAFRIGMVQFGTSEFRLTPHIDNLEVANSFAVTNCFCSQFSRGVYAIFGFYDKKSVNTITSFCGTLHVSFITPSFPLDGNQQFVIQMRPDIKGPLLSLIEYYKWDKFAYLYDSDRGLTTLQVVLDIAAIKEWHVTAINVGNLKDEKKDEAYRSLFQDLESKKERRVILDCEQDKVKDIMEQVIKIGQHIKGYHYIIANLGFVDGDLSKIQYGGANVSGFQIVDFEEPLVSKFNQRWEALEEKEYPGADSKIRYTSALTYDAVQVMTEAFRYLHKQRVDFTRRANTGDCLANPAVPWAQGVEIERALKQVNVDGLSGNIQFDQHGKRLNYTVGVMELTDNGPVKIGFWNENNKMVVTKKDISSNDTIGGNKTVVVTTILEAPYVMLKKNADQFVDNERYEGYCVDLAAEIAKHCGFKYELRIVGDGKYGARDAETKIWNGMVGELVYGKADIAVAPLTITLVREEVIDFSKPFMSLGISIMIKKPQKSKPGVFSFLDPLAYEIWMCIVFAYIGVSVVLFLVSRFSPYEWHTEEYEDGQIQTNESTNEFGIFNSLWFSLGAFMRQGCDISPRSLSGRIVGGVWWFFTLIIISSYTANLAAFLTVERMVSPIESAEDLAKQTEIAYGTLDSGSTKEFFRRSKIALFDKMWTYMRSAEPSVFVKTTAEGVQRVRKSKGKYAYLLESTMNEYIEQRKPCDTMKVGGNLDSKGYGIATPKGSSLRTPVNLAVLKLSEQGVLDKLKNKWWYDKGECGAKDSGSKEKTSALSLSNVAGVFYILVGGLGLAMLVALIEFCYKSRAEAKRMKVAKNAQNINPTSSQNSQNFATYKEGYNVYGIESVKI
- the gria2 gene encoding glutamate receptor 2 isoform X2 gives rise to the protein MGNIVNLFVSILLILWVCAFGGSPSVQIGGLFPRGADQEYSAFRIGMVQFGTSEFRLTPHIDNLEVANSFAVTNCFCSQFSRGVYAIFGFYDKKSVNTITSFCGTLHVSFITPSFPLDGNQQFVIQMRPDIKGPLLSLIEYYKWDKFAYLYDSDRGLTTLQVVLDIAAIKEWHVTAINVGNLKDEKKDEAYRSLFQDLESKKERRVILDCEQDKVKDIMEQVIKIGQHIKGYHYIIANLGFVDGDLSKIQYGGANVSGFQIVDFEEPLVSKFNQRWEALEEKEYPGADSKIRYTSALTYDAVQVMTEAFRYLHKQRVDFTRRANTGDCLANPAVPWAQGVEIERALKQVNVDGLSGNIQFDQHGKRLNYTVGVMELTDNGPVKIGFWNENNKMVVTKKDISSNDTIGGNKTVVVTTILEAPYVMLKKNADQFVDNERYEGYCVDLAAEIAKHCGFKYELRIVGDGKYGARDAETKIWNGMVGELVYGKADIAVAPLTITLVREEVIDFSKPFMSLGISIMIKKPQKSKPGVFSFLDPLAYEIWMCIVFAYIGVSVVLFLVSRFSPYEWHTEEYEDGQIQTNESTNEFGIFNSLWFSLGAFMRQGCDISPRSLSGRIVGGVWWFFTLIIISSYTANLAAFLTVERMVSPIESAEDLAKQTEIAYGTLDSGSTKEFFRRSKIALFDKMWTYMRSAEPSVFVKTTAEGVQRVRKSKGKYAYLLESTMNEYIEQRKPCDTMKVGGNLDSKGYGIATPKGSSLRTPVNLAVLKLSEQGVLDKLKNKWWYDKGECGAKDSGSKEKTSALSLSNVAGVFYILVGGLGLAMLVALIEFCYKSRAEAKRMKVTFGDAMRNKARLSVTGSTGENGRVMTPEFPKAVHAVPYVRPDMGLNVSLTDLS
- the gria2 gene encoding glutamate receptor 2 isoform X1; amino-acid sequence: MGNIVNLFVSILLILWVCAFGGSPSVQIGGLFPRGADQEYSAFRIGMVQFGTSEFRLTPHIDNLEVANSFAVTNCFCSQFSRGVYAIFGFYDKKSVNTITSFCGTLHVSFITPSFPLDGNQQFVIQMRPDIKGPLLSLIEYYKWDKFAYLYDSDRGLTTLQVVLDIAAIKEWHVTAINVGNLKDEKKDEAYRSLFQDLESKKERRVILDCEQDKVKDIMEQVIKIGQHIKGYHYIIANLGFVDGDLSKIQYGGANVSGFQIVDFEEPLVSKFNQRWEALEEKEYPGADSKIRYTSALTYDAVQVMTEAFRYLHKQRVDFTRRANTGDCLANPAVPWAQGVEIERALKQVNVDGLSGNIQFDQHGKRLNYTVGVMELTDNGPVKIGFWNENNKMVVTKKDISSNDTIGGNKTVVVTTILEAPYVMLKKNADQFVDNERYEGYCVDLAAEIAKHCGFKYELRIVGDGKYGARDAETKIWNGMVGELVYGKADIAVAPLTITLVREEVIDFSKPFMSLGISIMIKKPQKSKPGVFSFLDPLAYEIWMCIVFAYIGVSVVLFLVSRFSPYEWHTEEYEDGQIQTNESTNEFGIFNSLWFSLGAFMRQGCDISPRSLSGRIVGGVWWFFTLIIISSYTANLAAFLTVERMVSPIESAEDLAKQTEIAYGTLDSGSTKEFFRRSKIALFDKMWTYMRSAEPSVFVKTTAEGVQRVRKSKGKYAYLLESTMNEYIEQRKPCDTMKVGGNLDSKGYGIATPKGSSLRNAVNLAVLKLNEQGLLDKLKNKWWYDKGECGSGGGDSKEKTSALSLSNVAGVFYILVGGLGLAMLVALIEFCYKSRAEAKRMKVTFGDAMRNKARLSVTGSTGENGRVMTPEFPKAVHAVPYVRPDMGLNVSLTDLS